One Natator depressus isolate rNatDep1 chromosome 6, rNatDep2.hap1, whole genome shotgun sequence DNA window includes the following coding sequences:
- the UNC93B1 gene encoding protein unc-93 homolog B1: MESGGHVNPAMEKDPNHYQEAVGNGVAADRLVAGAGDVPGLDVGLDDFVGANPDYNEEEEERKYFRRKRLAVIKNVLAASLGGMLTYGVYLGLLQMQLILHYDETYREVKYSNMGLQDIDSKMLMGINVTPIVALLYTPILIRFFGTKWTMFLAVGIYALFVSTNYWERYYTLVPSAVAIGVAIVPLWASMGNYVTRMAQKYYEYVNYKEEHVQEQQRAPRGAYNAYIIAFQSLFYGCFHLSFVCAQMPMLFFLNSYLYDLNHTLCNVKNCGTLSKGMLPGFNATVLQSLPRSINLIIVESVLMGVAFLSMLMVLILCGSAYRPTEEIDLRSIGWGNIFQLPFKHMRDYRLRHLFPFFIYSGFEVLFVCTGFSLNYGVCAIGLEKLAYIIMAYGFSAAACSSLALSMLRLPRQAPLLAGAAAHAILLIGLFCWAPHPRVLDQAPLLYLVAALWGLGSALNKTSLSTLLGMLYQDKERQDFVFTIYHWWQALAIFVVYLWSGLPMKAKLSIMLLTLVASVLSYLWMEHKLGRHVLYRVPKIPKPRHKVRGYRYLEAENSDETGSEGESEQDSDSSQQEQAGPGGQRHQQKCAYEQALGEEDGENVG; the protein is encoded by the exons ATGGAGTCAG GCGGCCATGTGAACCCAGCGATGGAGAAGGACCCCAATCACTACCAGGAGGCCGTGGGCAATGGGGTGGCAGCTGACAGACTGGTGGCGGGAGCTGGTGACGTGCCTGGCCTGGATGTGGGG CTGGATGACTTTGTGGGCGCCAACCCCGACTAtaacgaggaggaggaggagcgcaAGTACTTCCGCCGCAAGCGCCTCGCCGTCATCAAAAATGTGCTCGCAGCCAGCCTGGGCGGGATGCTGACCTATGGCGTCTACCTGG GCCTGCTGCAGATGCAGCTGATCCTGCACTACGACGAGACGTACCGGGAGGTGAAATACAGCAACATGGGGCTGCAGGACATCGACAGCAAGATGCTGATGGGCATCAACGTCACCCCCATTGTGGCTCTGCTCTACACGCCCATCCTCATCAG GTTCTTCGGCACCAAGTGGACCATGTTTCTGGCCGTGGGGATCTACGCCCTCTTCGTCTCCACCAACTACTGGGAGCGCTACTACACGCTGGTGCCCTCGGCCGTGGCCATCGGTGTGGCCATTGTGCCCCTCTGGGCCTCCATGGGCAACTACGTCACCCG GATGGCGCAGAAGTACTACGAATACGTGAACTACAAGGAGGAGCATGTGCAGGAGCAGCAGCGTGCCCCACGTGGTGCCTACAACGCCTACATCATCGCCTTCCAGAGCCTCTTCTACGGCTGCTTCCac CTGAGCTTCGTCTGCGCCCAGATGCCCATGCTTTTCTTCCTGAATTCGTACCTGTACGACCTGAACCACACGCTCTGCAATGTGAAGAATTGCG GCACACTGAGCAAAGGCATGCTCCCCGGCTTCAACGCCACCGTGCTGCAGAGCCTGCCACGCAGCATTAACCTCATCATCGTCGAGAGCGTGCTCATGGGCGTAGCCTTCCTCTCCATGCTCATG gtgcTGATCCTGTGCGGCTCGGCTTATCGCCCCACGGAGGAAATCGACTTGCGCAGCATCGGCTGGGGCAACATCTTCCAGCTGCCCTTCAAGCACATGCGGGACTATCGCCTGCGCCACCTCTTCCCCTTCTTCATCTACAGCGGCTTCGAGGTGCTCTTCGTCTGCACCGGCTTCTCCCTG AATTACGGCGTCTGCGCCATTGGCCTGGAGAAGCTGGCCTACATCATCATGGCCTATGGTTTCTCGGCCGCAGCTTGCTCCAGCCTGGCGCTGTCCATGCTGCGCCTGCCCCGCCAGGCCCCACTGCTGGCCGGAGCTGCCGCCCATGCCATCTTGCTCATCGGCCTGTTCTGCTGGGCACCCCACCCGCGTGTCCTGGACCAGGCCCCCTTGCTCTACCTGGTGGCAGCGCTTTGGGGGCTGGGCAGCGCCCTGAACAAGACCAGCCTCAGCA CGCTCCTGGGGATGCTGTACCAAGACAAGGAGCGCCAGGACTTCGTCTTCACCATCTACCACTGGTGGCAGGCGCTGGCCATCTTTGTGGTGTACCTGTGGTCGGGGCTGCCCATGAAG gccaAGCTGTCCATCATGCTGCTGACCCTGGTGGCCTCGGTGCTCTCCTACCTGTGGATGGAGCACAAGCTGGGGCGGCACGTGCTCTACCGCGTGCCCAAGATCCCCAAGCCGCGGCACAAGGTGCGGGGCTACCGCTACCTGGAGGCCGAGAACTCAGACGAGACGGGCTCGGAGGGGGAGTCTGAGCAGGACAGTGACAGCTCCCAGCAAGAGCAGGCAGGGCCCGGTGGGCAGCGGCACCAGCAGAAGTGTGCTTACGAGCAAgcactgggggaggaggatggggagaaCGTGGGCTAG